From the Tribolium castaneum strain GA2 chromosome 2, icTriCast1.1, whole genome shotgun sequence genome, one window contains:
- the Vps51 gene encoding vacuolar protein sorting-associated protein 51 homolog encodes MAEKKPSPLDLNSPSFNPNMYLDKLFKESNLKQIMDHESEIVKDTQTLHSDMQTLVYENYNKFISATDTIKKMKVDFKKMENEMDLLASNMSSITSFSDQINSTLQDTRSQISKLSGVHTLLQRLQFLFKLPTSLKTRMEEKRYIEAVQDYLHAQRVLEQYGNLPSLQGIKTDCETILIELKKELRKHFSNPQASAKELTESVDLLLQLNEPAKELCSEFLICAEKRLSDQLVMLKDQSEQRDISEFIDLGCSGFLSDLCLVVASFDDMFINRNNLDNIENSDIFENFAATELNNFVKQNMAKYFDLVQNKVDLEQDVGDTAVLVQALDRFYKRIESNTLCRDVDFSALATEIVINAGRKQCKAHLQILKMHFADCLTKVRQNLTTPKLISQDDSSKNLNELLSTLIMSIVEKIKGVLQDLVVFIQPEVNFAQKPQFKDSFCVDNVREGLIVCFMHHLTATARSYCAIVASDLKVPPTVLLLLSKLCLDFRNGSVSFVLSQTDELFQINPKQSAALTNEGEINMTMQESAQELLNYYVRIQGLNVSQMLRKSVETRDWLHTIEPRTVRAVMKRVVEDISAIDATVALLYEDQGNNTEHSSDSSRKTHSISVSRHQYRSNWSSLTPNHLDSTLVSNMHKLFSERIEIFSTVEFNKISILTGIIKISLKTFMECVRLKTFSKFGLQQIQVDTHYLQLYLWRFVADENLVHFLLDEILGSAVHRCLEPILMEPSVVDIICERG; translated from the exons ATGGCGGAGAAAAAGCCCAGCCCCTTGGACCTGAACAGTCCCAGCTTCAACCCCAACATGTATTTggataaattattcaaa GAGTCCAACTTGAAGCAAATAATGGACCACGAGAGCGAAATCGTCAAAGACACACAAACCTTGCATTCCGACATGCAAACCCTAGTTTAcgaaaattataacaaatttatttcggcTACAGACACCATAAAAAAG ATGAAAGtcgatttcaaaaaaatggaaaacgaAATGGACCTCCTCGCCTCAAACATGTCGTCAATTACGTCGTTTTCCGACCAAATTAACTCGACTCTTCAGGACACAAGGAGCCAAATTAGTAAATTGTCGGGGGTGCACACGCTTTTGCAGCGCCTCcagtttttattcaaactgcCAACAAGCTTGAAAACTCGAATGGAGGAAAAGCGATACATTGAGGCGGTTCAGGACTATTTGCACGCCCAGCGTGTCTTGGAACAGTACGGTAACTTGCCATCCTTGCAAGGCATCAAAACCGACTGTGAAACCATCCTTATTGAGCTCAAAAAAGAACTGAGGAAGCACTTCAGTAACCCTCAAGCCTCGGCCAAGGAACTGACCGAAAGTGTGGATTTGCTCCTGCAACTGAACGAGCCGGCCAAAGAGTTGTGTTctgaatttttgatttgtgcCGAAAAACGTCTCAGTGACCAACTAGTCATGCTGAAGGACCAAAGCGAGCAACGGGACATTTCCGAATTTATTGATTTGGGTTGTTCGGGATTTTTGAGCGATTTGTGTCTGGTTGTGGCTTCCTTTGACGACATGTTTATCAATCGCAACAATTTGGATAATATCGAAAATAGtgatattttcgaaaattttgctGCAACTGAACTCAACAactttgttaaacaaaacatGGCGAAGTATTTCGATTTGGTGCAAAATAAAGTCGATTTGGAGCAGGATGTTGGAGATACGGCTGTTTTAGTTCAAGCCTTGGACCGGTTTTATAAAAGGATTGAAAGTAACACACTGTGCAGGGATGTGGATTTTTCGGC TCTTGCGACCGAGATTGTGATAAATGCAGGTCGGAAACAGTGCAAAGCACATTTGCAAATCCTTAAAATGCACTTTGCTGATTGTTTGACCAAAGTGAGGCAAAACTTGACGACTCCAAAGCTGATAAGTCAAGACGACTCATCTAAAAATCTGAATGAGCTTCTCAGCACACTTATAATGTCAATAGTTGAGAAAATTAAGGGCGTTTTGCAGGACCTTGTG GTGTTCATTCAACCAGAGGTGAATTTCGCCCAAAAACCCCAATTTAAAGACAGTTTTTGCGTGGATAACGTCCGAGAGGGGCTCATAGTATGTTTCATGCACCACTTGACTGCAACTGCGCGCAGTTACTGCGCTATTGTGGCTTCCGACTTGAAGGTGCCCCCAACTGTCCTTCTCTTGTTGTCAAAATTATGCCTCGATTTTCGCAACGGAAGCGTCAGTTTCGTG ctCTCTCAAACGGATGAACTGTTTCAAATCAACCCCAAACAAAGCGCTGCTTTGACTAACGAGGGCGAGATTAATATGACGATGCAAGAGTCGGCGCAAGAACTTTTGAATTATTACGTGAGGATACAAGGACTTAACGTTTCACAG ATGTTGCGCAAAAGCGTCGAAACGAGGGACTGGCTGCACACAATAGAGCCGCGGACTGTGAGGGCTGTGATGAAACGAGTCGTTGAAGATATTTCAGCTATTGACGCCACTGTTGCCCTTTTGTACGAAGACCAGGGTAATAATACGGAACACAGTAGCGATTCCAGCCGTAAAACGCACAGTATTTCGGTCTCAAGACACCAGTACAGGTCGAATTGGTCAAGCTTGACCCCTAATCACTTGGATTCGACTCTAGTCTCGAATATGCACAAGTTGTTCAGCGAAAGGATTGAAATTTTCTCAACTGTtgagtttaataaaatttcgattcTCACTGGGATTATTAAGATTAGTCTCAAG aCGTTCATGGAGTGCGTACGTCTGAAGACTTTTAGTAAATTTGGCCTCCAACAAATTCAAGTGGACACGCATTACTTGCAGTTGTATTTGTGGCGATTTGTTGCGGATGAAAA CTTGGTTCATTTCCTCCTGGATGAGATTTTGGGATCAGCAGTCCACAGGTGCCTGGAACCGATTTTAATGGAACCAAGCGTTGTGGACATCATATGTGAAAGGGGTTAG
- the SmD2 gene encoding probable small nuclear ribonucleoprotein Sm D2, protein MALTKPKSEMTAEELQAREEEEFNTGPLSVLTQSVKNNTQVLINCRNNKKLLGRVKAFDRHCNIVLENVKEMWTELPRPGKGKKKAKPVNKDRFISKMFLRGDAVIIVVRNPLATASG, encoded by the coding sequence ATGGCTTTAACGAAACCCAAGTCTGAAATGACGGCCGAGGAGCTTCAGGCTCGCGAGGAGGAAGAGTTCAACACGGGCCCCCTTTCGGTGCTCACTCAGTCGGTGAAGAACAACACTCAGGTGCTGATAAACTGCCGAAACAACAAGAAATTGCTGGGGCGGGTGAAGGCGTTCGATCGGCACTGCAACATAGTGTTGGAGAATGTGAAGGAAATGTGGACAGAGCTGCCCCGGCCTGGAAAGGGGAAGAAGAAAGCCAAGCCGGTAAATAAGGATCGGTTCATTTCGAAAATGTTTCTGCGAGGCGATGCGGTTATTATAGTTGTAAGGAACCCCCTAGCTACGGCTAGTGGTTAA